From one Brevibacterium sp. 'Marine' genomic stretch:
- a CDS encoding HAMP domain-containing sensor histidine kinase, whose amino-acid sequence MNRLVRIAYLGFVAGDSKAFTIIHQVSFAILLGASAALLSALRPDSAVGHEWLISGSVLLVIATLGAVYSEKFSRSWVPNLAIPLLDFLALGLCRLGTYPDGAGLSVLAFTPVVWLVTSFRTRGAVIALGAVLTTLTPVSLFGGDTPVDAARIVLALILPVAVVLVSGLTIGLERRLRATNLRLSAALDRQRALTRDLQKTSALLRGTGASVDVGVVVFDENGDTAFKNPAFTSHLDATVKRLVGAQFTSDGPGNTDPTIGGPAATGTVIDESAIADGDMFGADGHTRIDPRESPVARARRGERFADELIWVGPQGGDQLALSISSVSWQGHPRIAPHTIVTTQDVTSTQQLIRARERILASVSHELRTPLTSIMGYTELALDELDDGSSAAASAIASYLTVVQRNSDQLLAMVEDILSTQQTPSNRFELNITEFELTPLIDDVVEQLRSTAADQEVELAVESAGSPTISADSKRITQVLTNLVVNGIKYSGPGHRVTVRTRSDALGIGFDVVDDGTGMPANEVDQLFTAFFRGAAARASSQRGVGLGLALVKGIVDAHGGTITVSSIEGAGSTFSVRIPSRDEGTRP is encoded by the coding sequence GTGAACCGGCTCGTCCGCATCGCCTACCTCGGCTTCGTCGCCGGGGACTCCAAAGCCTTCACGATCATCCACCAGGTCTCGTTTGCGATCCTGCTCGGGGCGAGCGCAGCCCTGCTCAGCGCATTGCGACCGGATTCCGCAGTGGGCCACGAGTGGCTCATATCGGGTTCCGTCCTACTCGTCATCGCCACGCTCGGAGCCGTCTACTCGGAGAAGTTCTCACGCTCTTGGGTGCCGAATCTCGCGATCCCGCTCCTCGACTTCCTCGCACTGGGCCTGTGCCGTCTGGGAACCTATCCCGATGGGGCGGGGCTGTCGGTCCTCGCTTTCACTCCCGTCGTCTGGCTGGTCACAAGCTTCCGGACACGCGGCGCCGTCATCGCACTCGGGGCAGTGCTCACCACCCTCACCCCAGTGAGCCTGTTCGGCGGAGACACTCCGGTAGATGCCGCCCGAATCGTGCTCGCCCTCATTCTGCCCGTTGCCGTCGTGCTCGTCTCCGGGCTGACCATCGGGCTCGAAAGACGTCTGCGCGCGACGAATCTGCGACTGAGCGCAGCACTCGATCGACAGCGCGCCCTGACGCGGGACCTGCAGAAGACGAGCGCACTGCTGCGCGGCACCGGCGCCAGCGTCGACGTCGGAGTGGTCGTCTTCGACGAGAACGGGGACACCGCGTTCAAGAACCCGGCATTCACCTCTCACCTCGACGCGACGGTCAAGCGTTTGGTCGGCGCTCAGTTCACCTCGGATGGTCCCGGCAACACAGACCCCACCATCGGCGGTCCCGCTGCCACGGGCACCGTCATCGACGAGTCCGCCATCGCCGACGGGGACATGTTCGGCGCCGATGGGCACACCCGGATCGACCCGAGGGAGTCACCGGTGGCCCGTGCCCGCCGCGGCGAACGGTTCGCCGATGAACTCATCTGGGTCGGCCCGCAAGGCGGTGATCAGCTGGCGCTGTCGATCTCCTCGGTGAGTTGGCAGGGGCACCCGAGGATCGCCCCGCACACGATCGTGACCACCCAGGACGTGACATCCACACAGCAGCTCATCCGGGCCCGCGAGCGCATCCTCGCCTCGGTCTCCCACGAGCTGCGGACCCCGTTGACGTCGATCATGGGCTATACGGAGCTCGCGCTCGACGAACTCGACGACGGCTCCTCCGCAGCCGCCTCGGCGATCGCGTCCTATCTGACCGTCGTACAAAGAAACTCCGATCAGCTGCTCGCCATGGTCGAGGACATTCTCAGCACCCAGCAGACACCGTCGAACCGCTTCGAACTGAACATCACCGAATTCGAACTCACCCCGCTCATCGACGACGTCGTCGAACAGCTTCGCTCGACGGCCGCCGACCAGGAAGTCGAACTCGCCGTCGAGTCCGCGGGTTCCCCGACGATTTCGGCCGACTCAAAGCGCATCACGCAGGTGCTGACGAACCTCGTGGTCAACGGCATCAAATACTCCGGCCCCGGACATCGCGTCACCGTCCGAACCCGCTCTGATGCGCTCGGCATCGGATTCGACGTTGTCGACGACGGAACAGGAATGCCCGCCAACGAGGTCGATCAGCTCTTCACGGCCTTCTTCCGCGGCGCCGCCGCCCGGGCCTCGAGTCAGCGCGGCGTCGGACTGGGCCTCGCCCTGGTCAAAGGCATCGTCGACGCACACGGGGGAACGATCACGGTGTCCTCGATTGAAGGCGCCGGCAGCACGTTCAGCGTTCGCATCCCCTCCCGAGACGAAGGAACCCGACCATGA
- a CDS encoding electron transfer flavoprotein subunit alpha/FixB family protein, translated as MTVVYVETDPAGEVILTSAEALTFARKNPHLLPDGGAATSREVSGPPSGSTEGVVIGPLSDSAIAALGRLGVSVIHHLEHPDLAEYSAAAWAQAIVDVTPDSGTLLASGTPRGMELMAHAAVRTGARMAANVIACDDEGLLRQVHGGTAYERLRLDGDLQVLTIAGHACTPEETTPVTPEVYDYDLTVAEADLATRVQRTEAEAADDASGLTSARAVIGAGRGVGSENGFAEVLELVDHLGGALGVSRVVTGLGWRPHAEQVGQTGSRISPDVYIACGISGAIQHMAGIEGAKTLVAINTDEESTMVQRADYAIIGDLHEVVGAVNEEIVRRRG; from the coding sequence ATGACTGTGGTCTACGTCGAAACCGACCCGGCAGGCGAGGTCATACTCACCTCCGCCGAAGCCCTCACCTTCGCCCGCAAAAACCCCCATTTACTACCTGACGGCGGCGCAGCAACCTCGCGCGAGGTATCTGGGCCCCCGTCAGGTAGCACGGAAGGGGTGGTGATCGGCCCACTCAGCGATTCCGCCATCGCGGCGCTGGGGCGACTCGGGGTCAGCGTCATCCACCATCTCGAGCACCCGGATCTCGCCGAGTACTCCGCGGCGGCCTGGGCGCAGGCGATCGTCGACGTCACCCCGGATTCCGGCACACTGTTGGCCTCGGGCACCCCGCGCGGTATGGAGCTCATGGCCCACGCCGCCGTCCGCACGGGTGCACGCATGGCGGCCAACGTCATCGCCTGCGACGACGAGGGCCTGCTGCGGCAGGTCCACGGCGGCACCGCCTACGAACGCCTCCGCCTCGACGGGGACCTGCAGGTGCTCACGATCGCCGGCCACGCCTGCACCCCCGAAGAGACGACCCCGGTGACCCCGGAGGTCTATGACTACGACCTCACCGTCGCCGAGGCGGACCTCGCCACCCGTGTCCAGCGCACCGAGGCAGAGGCCGCCGATGATGCGTCCGGACTGACCTCGGCCAGGGCCGTAATCGGCGCCGGTCGCGGAGTCGGCTCGGAGAACGGGTTCGCCGAAGTCCTCGAACTCGTCGACCACCTCGGCGGGGCCTTGGGCGTCTCCCGCGTGGTCACGGGCCTGGGCTGGCGCCCGCACGCCGAACAGGTCGGTCAGACCGGCAGCCGCATCTCCCCCGACGTCTACATCGCCTGCGGCATCTCCGGTGCGATCCAGCACATGGCCGGGATCGAGGGCGCGAAGACGCTCGTGGCCATCAACACCGATGAGGAATCCACGATGGTCCAACGGGCCGACTACGCGATCATCGGCGACCTCCACGAGGTGGTCGGAGCCGTCAATGAGGAGATCGTCCGCCGCCGCGGCTGA
- a CDS encoding electron transfer flavoprotein subunit beta/FixA family protein — protein sequence MNILVCIKRVPDIAGSVTLDATGTGIDDSGLGHTMSSHEECAVELAIQTAAATGGTVTVLTVGPAEAVEQLRAAVAVGANDGILVEAADPSVFAPEDIAQIIGDVIRDRAEAGQTFDLVLTGDDAADTGDFQVGIRLAYDLEYPVLTNIQTISVGGTDEGGGTDAGNGGVGSSEGGSGRIEARGIGPAGTEIFSLGLPAVVAVHEGGVDPRYPSITGRMKAKKAQVVEYDAPEPGTGSPRIRLELPEVKASSVTILGEGPEAAPALVDVLEEIGVIRP from the coding sequence ATGAACATTCTCGTGTGCATCAAACGCGTCCCCGATATCGCCGGCTCCGTCACCCTCGATGCCACCGGCACCGGGATCGACGACTCCGGGCTCGGCCACACCATGTCCTCGCATGAGGAGTGCGCCGTCGAGCTCGCGATCCAGACCGCGGCCGCCACGGGTGGGACGGTCACGGTGCTCACGGTCGGTCCCGCCGAGGCGGTCGAACAGCTGCGAGCCGCCGTGGCCGTGGGTGCGAACGACGGCATACTCGTCGAGGCGGCCGACCCGTCCGTGTTCGCACCCGAGGACATCGCGCAGATCATCGGCGATGTCATCCGCGATCGCGCCGAGGCGGGACAGACCTTCGATCTCGTCCTCACCGGCGACGATGCCGCCGACACCGGCGATTTCCAGGTCGGGATCCGCCTGGCCTACGACCTCGAGTACCCGGTGCTGACGAATATCCAGACGATCAGTGTCGGTGGGACGGATGAGGGTGGCGGCACCGATGCCGGGAACGGTGGCGTTGGGAGCAGCGAAGGCGGCTCCGGTCGCATCGAGGCGCGCGGGATCGGGCCGGCGGGAACGGAGATCTTCTCACTCGGTCTGCCCGCCGTCGTCGCCGTCCACGAGGGCGGGGTCGACCCGCGCTACCCCTCGATCACCGGACGGATGAAGGCGAAGAAGGCGCAGGTCGTCGAATACGACGCCCCGGAGCCCGGGACGGGCAGCCCCCGCATCCGACTCGAGCTGCCCGAGGTGAAGGCGAGTTCAGTGACCATCCTCGGCGAGGGACCTGAGGCGGCTCCCGCCCTGGTCGATGTGCTCGAAGAGATCGGAGTGATCCGGCCATGA